Part of the bacterium genome, TTTGCCTCCTCAAGAGAGCTATACCAATTTATCCCTGTTATTGTCCCTATTATATTTTTTGACCCTTGACCCTTGACTCCAGACTCCTGACTATTCATTTGCGTTGTAATTGTTCCCTTTTTTGCCTTTTTAACTTTACCCTCACAACACCCAATTACAAGAATAAGAAGAATAAGTAATATTTTATTCATCTAGTAGCCTTTTAATTTCATCTAACCTATCCCTTGATGCAATAAGGACATTTCCATTTGAATGTGCAATAACAAGGTTTAAGACTCCGATCGTTCTAATTATAGCATCTTTTGAATAGATAATGCAATCCTTTGTATCAATCCCTCTATAATCTCCAAATACAAGGTTGTTATTTTTATCTTTCTTATGAACCCTTAAAAGGGAGGAATATCCTCCAATGTCATCCCATTTAAAATCTGCCTTAATCATCCCAATGGTTGTAATATGTTCCATTATTCCATAGTCAATAGAGACCTTTGGAAGACATCTAAATCCCTCCATATCTTTCTCTCTTAAAACCTTAAAATGCTCGGGGAGGAATTCTTTAAATAGCCCTTGAATCCTCTTGTTTTTAAATATAAATATCCCTGAATTCCAAAAATAATTGCCATTTTCTATATAAATCTTTGCTGTTTCAAGATCTGGCTTCTCAACAAATCTAGCCACCTTGTAGATATTTTCTTTCAAGAGAATGTCTCTTTCAATATATCCATAGCCTGTCTCTGGTCTTTCTGGCTTTATCCCAAAGG contains:
- a CDS encoding sugar phosphate nucleotidyltransferase, translating into MEDNKRVKSQESRVGSQNVYCAILVGGPGKRLWPLSTKEKPKPFLPLITDKPLIKETLERVIDVFPKERIRFVLSKEHKGLAKSIFPWTSNENYIVEPEPRDTAAAIGLVSFFLPEDATLIVLSSDHYISDKKSFQKGILYGIEFLKESPDFILTFGIKPERPETGYGYIERDILLKENIYKVARFVEKPDLETAKIYIENGNYFWNSGIFIFKNKRIQGLFKEFLPEHFKVLREKDMEGFRCLPKVSIDYGIMEHITTIGMIKADFKWDDIGGYSSLLRVHKKDKNNNLVFGDYRGIDTKDCIIYSKDAIIRTIGVLNLVIAHSNGNVLIASRDRLDEIKRLLDE